From Cataglyphis hispanica isolate Lineage 1 chromosome 3, ULB_Chis1_1.0, whole genome shotgun sequence, a single genomic window includes:
- the LOC126859448 gene encoding uncharacterized protein LOC126859448, translated as MFSRNVSSERRANLIDRKRSASAGASLQKMRSSTGGKSIKTGATKPRDSCEQRLLSQKENKKVRDDAKHKGRLYDETCVASADNNDPIYILRKEIQDWRLSEQLANGSERHQRAIEDETEKSSVQERCSQVITKNLQDVLPDPDILPKLPSIIVLDRSTQCT; from the exons ATGTTCTCGAGAAATGTTTCTTCCGAGCGACGAGCAAATCTCATCGATAGAAAAAGATCCGCATCCGCGGGAGCATCGTTGCAGAAGATGCGATCTTCGACTGGCGGAAAGTCCATAAAAACCGGCGCGACAAAACCACGAGATTCTTGCGAGCAACGGCTTCTTTCGCAAAAGGAGAATAAGAAGGTGCGCGACGATGCGAAACACAAGGGTCGATTGTACGACGAGACGTGTGTTGCCAGCGCGGATAACAATGATCCGATTTACATTTTACGGAAGGAAATACAAGATTGGAGACTGTCAGAGCAATTAGCGAACGGATCTGAACGCCATCAGCGTGCCATCGAAGATGAAACAGAGAAGAGTTCCGTTCAag AAAGGTGTAGTCAAGTTATCACAAAGAATCTACAAGATGTTCTACCTGATCCAGATATTTTACCCAAGTTACCGAGCATTATCGTCCTCGATCGGTCAACGCAATGCACGTGA
- the LOC126859449 gene encoding mitochondrial import inner membrane translocase subunit Tim9-like, with protein MAMQVPTDVDADQIKSFRDFLTSYNKLSEICFIDCITDFTTREVRTKEEKCALNCMEKYLKMNQRVSQRFQEFQMTANENAMAAVKRQSQAN; from the exons ATGGCGATGCAAGTTCCGACTGATGTAGATGCTGATCAAATAAAATCT ttTCGAGACTTTCTGACTTCGTATAATAAACTCTCAGAAATTTGCTTTATCGATTGTATAACCGACTTTACGACGCGAGAAGTTAGAACCAAGGAAGAGAAATGCGCTCTTAATTGTATGGAAAAGTATTTGAAAATGAATCAGCGAGTTTCTCAACGTTTCCAAGAATTTCAAATGACTGCTAATGAAAATGCTATGGCAGCTGTTAAAAGACAAAGTCAGGCAAATTAA
- the LOC126859442 gene encoding G patch domain-containing protein 2-like isoform X3: protein MERVFKAVPADLRVKMEALVHDLTLALEESSSSANLRRRWGIRRRARSTGNIRKSALNMNRHSDDSSSSICEIRIPKIANVSKYQSDSDDTNQTKRFAHFSNLNNPSNIESDSVNENFVPRANTRRKRKFKKMAIDSDSNASTSQAVAIMSTSTFSGKKRIFRSDCKNRYSAIWCGKRKRSCRERSIDCEMRISKPTKNAKPKNRGKMQGEDSVDHSRISSSSISSSDSEAGLITNDEDREGDDEQSDWIGESSWRDDGDSTSDDKTTSDSTFQMILHGEHSVAEAKRNYKQRIQRIREGLSGREIRAGRRHVDNKPGYSIITSANEKVSRFLQDPTQSELKLHPMRQPEREKLRRLANLYSLSLKGDLGCPILYKTRHTTQAVCVDQVSLNRLSDYKRLRKTPPNSPNSDSTMQTEEPQTSSTSFGLEIIQQGQNILADLQTFSSIKWDNESMDIEIQQGQSKFPDFGHSKSS, encoded by the exons ATGGAGCGTGTTTTCAAAGCTGTACCGGCGGATTTAAGAGTAAAAATGGAGGCCCTTGTGCACGATTTGACTTTGGCACTTGAGGAAAGCAGCAGCAGTGCAAATCTCAGACGTAGATGGGGCATTAGGAGAAGAGCACGCTCTACAGGGAATATTCGTAAGT CGGCTTTAAATATGAACAGACATTCAGATGACAGCTCATCTTCTATTTGCGAAATTCGCATTCCAAAAATTGCCAATGTTTCGAAATACCAATCTGACAGCGATGATACAAATCAGACCAAACGTTTCGCGCATTTCTCGAATTTAAATAACCCCAGTAATATCGAGAGTGACTcagtaaatgaaaattttgtaccAAGAGCAAATACAAGAcgcaagagaaaatttaaaaaaatggctATTGATTCTGACTCTAATGCATCCACTTCTCAAGCAGTGGCAATTATGTCAACTTCAACATTCAGTGGGAAAAAACGTATTTTTCGAAGTGActgtaaaaatagatatagcGCTATAtg gtGTGGGAAACGTAAGAGGTCGTGTAGAGAACGTTCCATAGATTGCGAGATGAGAATATCTAAACCAACCAAAAACGCAAAGCCGAAAAATCGAGGTAAAATGCAAGGTGAAGATTCCGTAGACCATTCGCGTATATCTAGTTCAAGTATCTCGTCTAGCGATTCGGAAGCAGGTCTCATTACTAACGATGAGGATAGGGAAG GAGACGATGAACAATCGGATTGGATCGGTGAGTCGAGTTGGCGAGACGATGGAGATAGCACCAGTGACGATAAAACCACATCAGATTCGACTTTTCAAATGATACTGCATGGCGAACACTCAGTAGCCGAAGccaagagaaattataaacaaagaatACAACGTATTCGCGAAGGTCTCAGCGGTAGAGAGATCCGCGCTGGACGACGTCACGTCGATAACAAACCAGGTTATTCCATCATAACGTCGGCTAATGAGAAGGTCTCGCGATTCCTACAAGATCCCACTCAGAGTGAACTAAAACTGCATCCTATGCGACAACCCGAACGAGAAAAGCTACGTCGACTCGCCAACCTATATAGTTTAAGCTTGAAAGGCGACCTAGGCTGtccgatattatataaaacacgaCATACGACACAGGCTGTGTGCGTAGATCAAGTGTCATTGAATAGACTATCAGACTATAAGAGATTGCGAAAGACACCTCCGAATTCACCGAATTCGGATTCCACAATGCAAACTGAAGAGCCACAGACTTCCAGCACAAGTTTTGGCTTAGAGATTATACAACAAGggcaaaatatattagcaGATTTACAAACATTTTCTTCGATTAAATGGGATAACGAAAGTATGGATATCGAGATACAACAAGGACAGTCAAAGTTCCCTGATTTTGGTCATTCCAAatcaagttaa
- the LOC126859442 gene encoding G patch domain-containing protein 2-like isoform X2 yields MDITCKSKKRILQMERVFKAVPADLRVKMEALVHDLTLALEESSSSANLRRRWGIRRRARSTGNIPALNMNRHSDDSSSSICEIRIPKIANVSKYQSDSDDTNQTKRFAHFSNLNNPSNIESDSVNENFVPRANTRRKRKFKKMAIDSDSNASTSQAVAIMSTSTFSGKKRIFRSDCKNRYSAIWCGKRKRSCRERSIDCEMRISKPTKNAKPKNRGKMQGEDSVDHSRISSSSISSSDSEAGLITNDEDREGDDEQSDWIGESSWRDDGDSTSDDKTTSDSTFQMILHGEHSVAEAKRNYKQRIQRIREGLSGREIRAGRRHVDNKPGYSIITSANEKVSRFLQDPTQSELKLHPMRQPEREKLRRLANLYSLSLKGDLGCPILYKTRHTTQAVCVDQVSLNRLSDYKRLRKTPPNSPNSDSTMQTEEPQTSSTSFGLEIIQQGQNILADLQTFSSIKWDNESMDIEIQQGQSKFPDFGHSKSS; encoded by the exons ATGGACATTACTTGTAAGAG taAAAAACGCATCCTTCAAATGGAGCGTGTTTTCAAAGCTGTACCGGCGGATTTAAGAGTAAAAATGGAGGCCCTTGTGCACGATTTGACTTTGGCACTTGAGGAAAGCAGCAGCAGTGCAAATCTCAGACGTAGATGGGGCATTAGGAGAAGAGCACGCTCTACAGGGAATATTC CGGCTTTAAATATGAACAGACATTCAGATGACAGCTCATCTTCTATTTGCGAAATTCGCATTCCAAAAATTGCCAATGTTTCGAAATACCAATCTGACAGCGATGATACAAATCAGACCAAACGTTTCGCGCATTTCTCGAATTTAAATAACCCCAGTAATATCGAGAGTGACTcagtaaatgaaaattttgtaccAAGAGCAAATACAAGAcgcaagagaaaatttaaaaaaatggctATTGATTCTGACTCTAATGCATCCACTTCTCAAGCAGTGGCAATTATGTCAACTTCAACATTCAGTGGGAAAAAACGTATTTTTCGAAGTGActgtaaaaatagatatagcGCTATAtg gtGTGGGAAACGTAAGAGGTCGTGTAGAGAACGTTCCATAGATTGCGAGATGAGAATATCTAAACCAACCAAAAACGCAAAGCCGAAAAATCGAGGTAAAATGCAAGGTGAAGATTCCGTAGACCATTCGCGTATATCTAGTTCAAGTATCTCGTCTAGCGATTCGGAAGCAGGTCTCATTACTAACGATGAGGATAGGGAAG GAGACGATGAACAATCGGATTGGATCGGTGAGTCGAGTTGGCGAGACGATGGAGATAGCACCAGTGACGATAAAACCACATCAGATTCGACTTTTCAAATGATACTGCATGGCGAACACTCAGTAGCCGAAGccaagagaaattataaacaaagaatACAACGTATTCGCGAAGGTCTCAGCGGTAGAGAGATCCGCGCTGGACGACGTCACGTCGATAACAAACCAGGTTATTCCATCATAACGTCGGCTAATGAGAAGGTCTCGCGATTCCTACAAGATCCCACTCAGAGTGAACTAAAACTGCATCCTATGCGACAACCCGAACGAGAAAAGCTACGTCGACTCGCCAACCTATATAGTTTAAGCTTGAAAGGCGACCTAGGCTGtccgatattatataaaacacgaCATACGACACAGGCTGTGTGCGTAGATCAAGTGTCATTGAATAGACTATCAGACTATAAGAGATTGCGAAAGACACCTCCGAATTCACCGAATTCGGATTCCACAATGCAAACTGAAGAGCCACAGACTTCCAGCACAAGTTTTGGCTTAGAGATTATACAACAAGggcaaaatatattagcaGATTTACAAACATTTTCTTCGATTAAATGGGATAACGAAAGTATGGATATCGAGATACAACAAGGACAGTCAAAGTTCCCTGATTTTGGTCATTCCAAatcaagttaa
- the LOC126859442 gene encoding G patch domain-containing protein 2-like isoform X1, translated as MDITCKSKKRILQMERVFKAVPADLRVKMEALVHDLTLALEESSSSANLRRRWGIRRRARSTGNIRKSALNMNRHSDDSSSSICEIRIPKIANVSKYQSDSDDTNQTKRFAHFSNLNNPSNIESDSVNENFVPRANTRRKRKFKKMAIDSDSNASTSQAVAIMSTSTFSGKKRIFRSDCKNRYSAIWCGKRKRSCRERSIDCEMRISKPTKNAKPKNRGKMQGEDSVDHSRISSSSISSSDSEAGLITNDEDREGDDEQSDWIGESSWRDDGDSTSDDKTTSDSTFQMILHGEHSVAEAKRNYKQRIQRIREGLSGREIRAGRRHVDNKPGYSIITSANEKVSRFLQDPTQSELKLHPMRQPEREKLRRLANLYSLSLKGDLGCPILYKTRHTTQAVCVDQVSLNRLSDYKRLRKTPPNSPNSDSTMQTEEPQTSSTSFGLEIIQQGQNILADLQTFSSIKWDNESMDIEIQQGQSKFPDFGHSKSS; from the exons ATGGACATTACTTGTAAGAG taAAAAACGCATCCTTCAAATGGAGCGTGTTTTCAAAGCTGTACCGGCGGATTTAAGAGTAAAAATGGAGGCCCTTGTGCACGATTTGACTTTGGCACTTGAGGAAAGCAGCAGCAGTGCAAATCTCAGACGTAGATGGGGCATTAGGAGAAGAGCACGCTCTACAGGGAATATTCGTAAGT CGGCTTTAAATATGAACAGACATTCAGATGACAGCTCATCTTCTATTTGCGAAATTCGCATTCCAAAAATTGCCAATGTTTCGAAATACCAATCTGACAGCGATGATACAAATCAGACCAAACGTTTCGCGCATTTCTCGAATTTAAATAACCCCAGTAATATCGAGAGTGACTcagtaaatgaaaattttgtaccAAGAGCAAATACAAGAcgcaagagaaaatttaaaaaaatggctATTGATTCTGACTCTAATGCATCCACTTCTCAAGCAGTGGCAATTATGTCAACTTCAACATTCAGTGGGAAAAAACGTATTTTTCGAAGTGActgtaaaaatagatatagcGCTATAtg gtGTGGGAAACGTAAGAGGTCGTGTAGAGAACGTTCCATAGATTGCGAGATGAGAATATCTAAACCAACCAAAAACGCAAAGCCGAAAAATCGAGGTAAAATGCAAGGTGAAGATTCCGTAGACCATTCGCGTATATCTAGTTCAAGTATCTCGTCTAGCGATTCGGAAGCAGGTCTCATTACTAACGATGAGGATAGGGAAG GAGACGATGAACAATCGGATTGGATCGGTGAGTCGAGTTGGCGAGACGATGGAGATAGCACCAGTGACGATAAAACCACATCAGATTCGACTTTTCAAATGATACTGCATGGCGAACACTCAGTAGCCGAAGccaagagaaattataaacaaagaatACAACGTATTCGCGAAGGTCTCAGCGGTAGAGAGATCCGCGCTGGACGACGTCACGTCGATAACAAACCAGGTTATTCCATCATAACGTCGGCTAATGAGAAGGTCTCGCGATTCCTACAAGATCCCACTCAGAGTGAACTAAAACTGCATCCTATGCGACAACCCGAACGAGAAAAGCTACGTCGACTCGCCAACCTATATAGTTTAAGCTTGAAAGGCGACCTAGGCTGtccgatattatataaaacacgaCATACGACACAGGCTGTGTGCGTAGATCAAGTGTCATTGAATAGACTATCAGACTATAAGAGATTGCGAAAGACACCTCCGAATTCACCGAATTCGGATTCCACAATGCAAACTGAAGAGCCACAGACTTCCAGCACAAGTTTTGGCTTAGAGATTATACAACAAGggcaaaatatattagcaGATTTACAAACATTTTCTTCGATTAAATGGGATAACGAAAGTATGGATATCGAGATACAACAAGGACAGTCAAAGTTCCCTGATTTTGGTCATTCCAAatcaagttaa
- the LOC126859442 gene encoding G patch domain-containing protein 2-like isoform X4, whose protein sequence is MNRHSDDSSSSICEIRIPKIANVSKYQSDSDDTNQTKRFAHFSNLNNPSNIESDSVNENFVPRANTRRKRKFKKMAIDSDSNASTSQAVAIMSTSTFSGKKRIFRSDCKNRYSAIWCGKRKRSCRERSIDCEMRISKPTKNAKPKNRGKMQGEDSVDHSRISSSSISSSDSEAGLITNDEDREGDDEQSDWIGESSWRDDGDSTSDDKTTSDSTFQMILHGEHSVAEAKRNYKQRIQRIREGLSGREIRAGRRHVDNKPGYSIITSANEKVSRFLQDPTQSELKLHPMRQPEREKLRRLANLYSLSLKGDLGCPILYKTRHTTQAVCVDQVSLNRLSDYKRLRKTPPNSPNSDSTMQTEEPQTSSTSFGLEIIQQGQNILADLQTFSSIKWDNESMDIEIQQGQSKFPDFGHSKSS, encoded by the exons ATGAACAGACATTCAGATGACAGCTCATCTTCTATTTGCGAAATTCGCATTCCAAAAATTGCCAATGTTTCGAAATACCAATCTGACAGCGATGATACAAATCAGACCAAACGTTTCGCGCATTTCTCGAATTTAAATAACCCCAGTAATATCGAGAGTGACTcagtaaatgaaaattttgtaccAAGAGCAAATACAAGAcgcaagagaaaatttaaaaaaatggctATTGATTCTGACTCTAATGCATCCACTTCTCAAGCAGTGGCAATTATGTCAACTTCAACATTCAGTGGGAAAAAACGTATTTTTCGAAGTGActgtaaaaatagatatagcGCTATAtg gtGTGGGAAACGTAAGAGGTCGTGTAGAGAACGTTCCATAGATTGCGAGATGAGAATATCTAAACCAACCAAAAACGCAAAGCCGAAAAATCGAGGTAAAATGCAAGGTGAAGATTCCGTAGACCATTCGCGTATATCTAGTTCAAGTATCTCGTCTAGCGATTCGGAAGCAGGTCTCATTACTAACGATGAGGATAGGGAAG GAGACGATGAACAATCGGATTGGATCGGTGAGTCGAGTTGGCGAGACGATGGAGATAGCACCAGTGACGATAAAACCACATCAGATTCGACTTTTCAAATGATACTGCATGGCGAACACTCAGTAGCCGAAGccaagagaaattataaacaaagaatACAACGTATTCGCGAAGGTCTCAGCGGTAGAGAGATCCGCGCTGGACGACGTCACGTCGATAACAAACCAGGTTATTCCATCATAACGTCGGCTAATGAGAAGGTCTCGCGATTCCTACAAGATCCCACTCAGAGTGAACTAAAACTGCATCCTATGCGACAACCCGAACGAGAAAAGCTACGTCGACTCGCCAACCTATATAGTTTAAGCTTGAAAGGCGACCTAGGCTGtccgatattatataaaacacgaCATACGACACAGGCTGTGTGCGTAGATCAAGTGTCATTGAATAGACTATCAGACTATAAGAGATTGCGAAAGACACCTCCGAATTCACCGAATTCGGATTCCACAATGCAAACTGAAGAGCCACAGACTTCCAGCACAAGTTTTGGCTTAGAGATTATACAACAAGggcaaaatatattagcaGATTTACAAACATTTTCTTCGATTAAATGGGATAACGAAAGTATGGATATCGAGATACAACAAGGACAGTCAAAGTTCCCTGATTTTGGTCATTCCAAatcaagttaa
- the LOC126859435 gene encoding uncharacterized protein LOC126859435, translated as MDGANMNGGNAEVSCEDSNLESGDVGDTTVPMEDSPNNNAAAGDADGNAQEVNGDLKGSPKKHGSPFPRRKMKKLKTNSTSTMESDATEPLETRGRKRKFSELEDGSSEDSEFNGFDSKLESQPGSHVLKKLIAEAEMAEAQLVKRVRYSRRSLDIRGKREDDQDSDDMKTYIYETDSMEHLNIGKIKKEKESDKSETDSIDIPNSIDSEVEPNKIEITSNRSANSSSAASSPSAISQKSKSSRVSRGASPGGRQKAVDISNPLYKEPFKYGWKRELVYRATNDSSKRMADIYYYTPKGKKVRSFREVAECLSSKDLTIDNFTFFKEPLGLKDSTKEIVRQAKKIGTSGGSTMGRKSLGNKKASPTKKPVQEPAAKKTVQEPTTRKSLQEAATKKSIQESSVPIPAPVAEVSKPAPAPIPVSTKATPKSTKASTSPAYKTKATAKKTPQIKMKPSVEESEMLPPQRSIANTRRSQQIAEKVTSVKTKRLLTPKVQEPCSIRCSTSMGLIPSLQCRVCLCLYHPECVDGMEFAGSDEYVCKNCQPDTKESHTPNNPSLTPPPLIPISMLGVQNAKSKHQSNSSPPKLQRIPKSDNVDAQARSSSKITKISSANSSPSNIDKKEGTWFPQTENEFLQSYDGTMPKPAQNIALMGGKRYIVVPKNNAMAVQPAITVRPDKIGDKPPMLQDGSLTDISNTVDNSVTKLRAPPPKHLDIDLPEKINVTPDKEISKDMAHLINPASSITTKITEELDNKNNKDSKDIPKRDKSVEKIFENKSFVADIDYMPDKKKTDTGHKLSENKPACIPVHTTDTADTLETNAEPIKAARRQSLLTKAGTVTKIKNSKRKQNQDMEQQQNFMGSVCAGYHALLRIFQYLKVQELLRAGRVCKMWHDLAAHPSLWKTVRMKNSQVTDWDGLAETLQRRGTQHLDLRKMLVSGESDNIWRKFLTIVPRVTSLVKLELCRCPVMVVEEVIKSCPQLEVLSAMSIKCDSLNLESIGNLGRCQELRLKAISGMSLQQNLTPLQNLIHLTQLSLTSVKELGKKKIDVIQVLTNLETLELGECSDFPDKFGTNVLIKLNKLERLRLEKGQGSCCTFDILEGVSKLENLCQMELVNFDVKNGFDKCLANCKNIKRLLIIPTYISQSATSNNMVLGGVTELSNNLTHFIWGVTLELLRVTELFVDQCNLMSKQVTGDSIPVLKPVPCLRLIADVEDENENQKGDDKQQPQLASPQVDILPLPQLQKLLLTALPKTRVKILKIPFHATWRQSILDTAAQ; from the exons ATGGACGGCGCGAACATGAATGGCGGGAACGCCGAAGTATCGTGCGAGGATTCTAACCTCGAAAGCGGCGACGTTGGTGATACTACCGTGCCAATGGAAGACTCGCCGAACAACAACGCGGCCGCTGGTGACGCGGATGGTAACGCGCAAGAGGTTAACGGCGATCTAAAAGGCTCGCCCAAGAAACACGGTTCGCCCTTTCCGCgcagaaagatgaaaaagctCAAGACCAACTCCACGAGCACCATGGAGAGCGACGCGACGGAGCCGCTCGAAACGAGGGGACGCAAGCGTAAATTCTCGGAACTCGAGGACGGCAGCTCCGAGGACTCGGAATTCAACGGCTTCGATTCTAAGCTCGAATCGCAACCGGGTAGTCACGTTCTGAAGAAACTTATTG CTGAAGCTGAAATGGCAGAAGCCCAACTTGTAAAACGTGTGAGATATTCAAGAAGGAGCTTGGACAttagaggaaaaagagaagatgaTCAAGATTCTGATGATATGAAAACCTATATTTATGAGACAGACAGTATGGAACATTTGAATATAGGAAAgattaaaaaggaaaaggagTCTGACAAATCAGAAACAGATTCCATTGATATACCAAATAGCATAGATTCTGAAGTGGAAccaaacaaaattgaaataacttCTAATAGATCAGCAAATTCGTCATCAGCTGCAAGTAGCCCATCTGCGATATCgcaaaaatcaaaaagtaGTCGTGTTTCTCGTGGCGCCAGTCCAGGAGGAAGGCAAAAAGCTGTCGATATATCAAATCCATTATACAAAGAGCCATTTAAATATGGATGGAAGCGAGAACTAGTATATAGAGCTACTAATGATTCTTCTAAAAGAATggctgatatatattattatacaccaAAGGGTAAAAAAGTCAGGAGTTTTAGAGAGGTTGCAGAATGTC TTAGTTCGAAGGACTTGACCATTGACAATTTTACATTCTTCAAAGAACCTCTTGGACTTAAAGATTCTACAAAGGAGATTGTTCGACAGGCTAAAAAAATAGGA ACCTCAGGAGGATCCACGATGGGAAGGAAATCTTTGGGTAATAAGAAAGCCTCACCAACGAAAAAGCCAGTACAAGAACCTGCAGCAAAAAAAACAGTACAGGAACCTACAACAAGAAAGTCTTTACAGGAAGCTGCAACAAAGAAGTCAATACAGGAATCTTCCGTCCCTATTCCTGCACCTGTTGCAGAAGTTTCAAAACCCGCTCCTGCACCTATTCCAGTGTCTACAAAAGCTACCCCGAAATCAACAAAAGCATCAACCTCTCCGGCATATAAGACAAAAGCAACTGCAAAGAAAACTCCTCAAATAA AAATGAAACCATCAGTTGAAGAGAGTGAGATGCTGCCACCTCAACGAAGTATTGCAAATACAAGACGAAGTCAGCAAATAGCTGAGAAGGTTACTTCCGTTAAAACTAAAAGATTGCTAAc GCCCAAAGTTCAAGAGCCATGCAGCATAAGATGTTCGACAAGTATGGGATTAATACCAAGCTTACAATGTCGAGTCTGTCTCTGTTTATATCATCCTGAATGTGTCGATGGCATGGAATTTGCAGGCAGTGACGAATATGTCTGTAAG AATTGTCAGCCGGATACTAAAGAATCTCATACACCAAACAATCCATCTTTGACACCACCTCCATTGATCCCAATTAGTATGTTGGGTgtacaaaatgcaaaatcgaAACATCAAAGTAATTCATCTCCTCCGAAATTGCAAAGAATTCCGAAATCTGACAATGTGGACGCACAAGCGAGAAGTTCTTCGAAAATTACCAAAATATCGTCCGCAAACTCGTCACCATCAAACATAGACAAAAAGGAAGGCACTTGGTTTCCTCAAAcggaaaatgaatttttgcaAAGTTACGATGGTACTATGCCGAAACCGGCtcaaaatattgctttaatgGGCGGCAAAAGATATATTGTAGTAccgaaaaataatgcaatggCAGTTCAACCAGCCATAACAGTGAGACCGGACAAGATTGGCGATAAACCGCCAATGCTTCAAGATGGTTCACTTACTGATATTTCGAATACTGTGGATAATTCTGTAACAAAGTTACGTGCACCTCCACCCAAACATTTAGACATCGATCTaccggaaaaaataaatgttacacctgataaagaaatttcaaaagatatgGCACATCTGATAAATCCTGCATCTTCAATTACTACTAAGATAACTGAagaattagataataaaaataataaggatAGTAAAGATATTCCTAAAAGAGATAAGTCggttgagaaaatatttgagaataaatcTTTTGTTGCTGATATAGATTATATGCCTGACAAGAAGAAAACAGATACAGGTCATAAATTGTCTGAAAATAAACCTGCATGTATACCAGTACATACAACAGATACTGCAGACACTCTTGAAACAAATGCTGAACCAATTAAAGCAGCTCGTCGACAATCGTTATTAACTAAAGCGGGTAcagtaacaaaaattaaaaatagcaa GAGGAAGCAAAACCAAGATATGGAACAACAGCAAAATTTCATGGGTTCAGTTTGCGCCGGCTATCACGCTCTGCTGCGTATTTTCCAATATCTTAAGGTGCAAGAACTACTGCGGGCCGGGCGAGTTTGCAAGATGTGGCATGATTTAGCGGCTCATCCGTCTTTGTGGAAGACAGTACGTATGAAGAATAGCCAGGTGACTGATTGGGACGGTTTGGCGGAAACATTACAGAGGCGCGGTACGCAACACCTAGATCTTAGAAAAATGTTAGTCTCTGGCGAATCTGATAACATTTGGAGGAAGTTTTTGACTATTGTACCGCGAGTGACCAGTCTCGTCAAGCTCGAGTTATGCAGATGCCCCGTCATGGTGGTCGAAGAAGTTATTAAGAGTTGTCCTCAATTGGAGGTACTGAGCGCAATGTCAATTAAATGTGATTCTCTCAACTTGGAATCAATTGGGAACCTAGGTCGATGCCAAGAACTCAGACTTAAAGCAATAAGTGGAATGTCATTGCAACAAAATCTTACACCTCTACAAAATTTGATACACTTGACGCAACTG AGTTTGACATCAGTTAAAGAACttggaaagaagaaaattgacGTTATACAAGTATTGACAAACCTCGAAACGTTAGAATTGGGCGAATGTTCTGACTTTCCTGACAAGTTTGGAACTAatgttttaatcaaattaaataaattggaaCGCCTTAGACTTGAAAAGGGTCAAGGATCCTGTTGTACATTTGATATTCTTGAAGGTGTATCAAAATTGGAAAATCTCTGTCAGATGGAATTGGTTAATTTTGATGTGAAGAATGGATTTGACAAATGTCTTGCTAATTGCAAGAATATCAAGAGGTTACTAATTATACCAACTTATATATCTCAATCAGCAACATCTAATAACATGGTGCTTGGAGGGGTCACAGAATTGTCAAACAACTTGACACATTTCATATGGGGTGTTACCCTTGAATTACTCAGGGTTACAGAACTGTTTGTTGATCAGTGCAATCTTATGAGTAAACAAGTTACTGGAGATTCGATACCAGTTTTAAAACCTGTCCCCTGCTTACGATTGATTGCAGATGTTGAAGATGAAAACGAGAACCAAAAAG GAGACGATAAGCAACAGCCACAACTGGCGAGTCCGCAAGTCGATATCTTACCATTGCCGCAACTACAGAAGCTTCTCTTAACCGCGTTGCCCAAGACACGAGTTAAGATCTTGAAAATTCCTTTCCATGCCACATGGCGGCAAAGCATTTTAGATACCGCGGCACAATAG